In a single window of the Megalobrama amblycephala isolate DHTTF-2021 linkage group LG3, ASM1881202v1, whole genome shotgun sequence genome:
- the LOC125263961 gene encoding uncharacterized protein F54H12.2-like, whose product MALLHRMSGECIKSELDLFTVPLTQTVIEKNSYLEVPPLSAISDSAPLEFFIAGTGEDYLDLNNTLVYLRLKITAPDGSDLADDAKVGLINYPGATIFSQVDVSLGDRLISQSSSTYPYRAIIESLINYGKDALESLFSAGLFYKDTAGQMDVADPAGANAGLTKRARYTSESKTVELLAPIHSDIFFQEKLMLNGVDIKIRMIRGKDEFCLMKTGDPAYKLKIMTASLFVKKVSVSPSVRLGHAQALLGATAKYPIDRVCLKNFSIPAGSRVSNQENLFLGTLPKSLVLAMVDNDSFTGNYGKNPFAFKHYDLEYLAVYVDGQQFPAKPLQPDFAAGLAVREFYQLAMATGRHLKNQPLSIDRDDFLNGYALYAFNLTPDEDCGQHISLVKSGNIRLEARFKNPLPRTINLIVYAVFDSIVELSNRRQVLVDYY is encoded by the coding sequence ATGGCCTTACTACACCGCATGTCAGGCGAGTGCATCAAGTCTGAATTGGACCTATTCACGGTCCCGCTAACGCAAACTGTTATTGAGAAAAACAGCTATTTAGAAGTTCCTCCATTATCGGCTATATCGGACTCTGCTCCGTTGGAGTTTTTTATCGCCGGAACCGGCGAGGATTATTTGGACCTAAATAACACCTTGGTGTATCTACGGCTTAAAATCACAGCCCCTGATGGCAGCGACCTAGCGGACGACGCAAAGGTCGGTCTAATAAATTACCCCGGAGCAACTATATTTTCGCAAGTCGACGTCAGTCTTGGTGATCGGCTGATATCTCAGAGTTCGAGTACCTATCCATACCGGGCCATAATCGAGAGCCTCATTAATTACGGTAAAGATGCGCTGGAATCACTCTTCTCCGCGGGGCTGTTTTACAAAGATACAGCCGGTCAGATGGACGTGGCGGATCCCGCGGGCGCTAACGCCGGCTTGACAAAAAGAGCTCGATACACAAGCGAAAGCAAGACTGTCGAGCTACTTGCGCCGATTCACAGCGACATTTTCTTTCAAGAAAAATTAATGCTGAACGGCGTTGACATTAAAATTCGCATGATCAGAGGCAAGGATGAATTCTGTCTGATGAAAACTGGTGACCCCGCttacaaattaaaaatcatGACTGCGTCACTGTTTGTCAAGAAAGTGTCCGTATCACCATCCGTTAGACTAGGACACGCGCAGGCCTTACTCGGGGCTACGGCCAAGTACCCTATAGACAGGGTATGCCTAAAAAATTTCTCCATACCGGCCGGCAGCCGTGTTTCAAATcaagaaaatttgtttttaggAACACTGCCAAAATCTTTAGTTCTGGCTATGGTTGATAACGATTCATTCACTGGAAACTATGGGAAAAACCCCTTTGCATTTAAACATTATGACTTGGAGTACCTGGCAGTCTACGTCGACGGACAGCAATTCCCTGCAAAGCCGCTGCAACCCGATTTTGCAGCGGGGCTGGCGGTACGTGAATTTTACCAGCTGGCTATGGCAACGGGTAGACATCTTAAAAACCAACCGTTATCTATCGACCGCGATGATTTTCTGAACGGATACGCGCTTTACGCCTTTAACCTCACACCTGATGAAGACTGCGGTCAGCACATCTCCCTCGTCAAGTCGGGTAACATCAGACTCGAAGCCCGTTTCAAAAACCCACTGCCGCGCACTATTAATTTAATAGTTTACGCAGTTTTTGACAGCATCGTGGAGCTCTCTAACCGCAGACAGGTTCTGGTCGATTACTATTGA